One Halalkalicoccus sp. NIPERK01 DNA segment encodes these proteins:
- a CDS encoding ZIP family metal transporter: MGSVDLSAVDPPRWLLAVGPVVVLACAVGTLFLASPFGDRAAIADASSLEVFWSLSVIGFFAGVLPVVIGMLWFPYIRTLDGHLVHGVLALSAGILTFVGVEIVAELFGFVASVETAYLGEAVALVAFLGTFLAMYAVGVWRRRTVAAGGSGDGLHVAYLVAVALGLHSLGEGLAIGSAFALGQDGLLTLLVIGFLLHNVTEGPTIIAAVARDAEAPPIRHFALMGTLAGGTVIVGGWVGSLLVSPIVATVFFAVALGAIAQVILEVAQLVREDAGRVLTRLNAATFALGVGLMFLLEDVIVGGLLL; encoded by the coding sequence ATGGGATCGGTTGACCTCTCCGCGGTCGACCCGCCGCGGTGGCTGCTCGCGGTCGGGCCCGTCGTCGTCCTCGCATGCGCGGTCGGGACGCTGTTTCTCGCCTCGCCGTTCGGGGATCGGGCGGCGATCGCCGACGCGAGTTCGCTCGAGGTGTTCTGGTCGCTTTCGGTGATCGGCTTCTTCGCCGGCGTCCTCCCCGTCGTCATCGGGATGCTCTGGTTCCCCTACATCAGGACCCTCGACGGTCACCTGGTCCACGGGGTGCTCGCGCTCTCGGCGGGGATCCTGACGTTCGTCGGAGTCGAAATCGTCGCCGAACTGTTCGGGTTCGTCGCGAGCGTCGAGACCGCGTATCTCGGCGAGGCCGTTGCTCTCGTGGCCTTCCTCGGCACCTTCCTCGCGATGTACGCCGTCGGCGTCTGGCGACGTCGAACCGTCGCCGCGGGCGGGTCGGGCGACGGCCTGCACGTCGCGTATCTGGTCGCCGTCGCGCTGGGACTCCACAGCCTCGGCGAGGGGCTGGCCATCGGCAGCGCCTTCGCGCTCGGGCAGGATGGTCTCCTGACGCTGCTGGTGATCGGCTTCCTGCTGCACAACGTCACCGAGGGACCGACGATCATCGCCGCCGTCGCCCGCGACGCCGAGGCCCCGCCGATTCGCCACTTCGCGCTCATGGGCACCCTCGCGGGCGGGACGGTGATCGTCGGGGGCTGGGTCGGTTCGCTCCTCGTCTCCCCGATCGTGGCGACGGTCTTCTTCGCCGTCGCGCTCGGCGCGATCGCACAGGTGATCCTCGAGGTCGCCCAGCTCGTCCGGGAGGACGCCGGGCGGGTTCTGACGCGGCTCAACGCCGCGACGTTCGCGCTCGGGGTCGGCCTGATGTTCCTGCTGGAGGACGTGATCG
- a CDS encoding metal-dependent transcriptional regulator, whose product MMLSAVMEDYLKAIYQLQHEGDGERVRTSAIAEHLDVTPPTVTSMLSKLEERGLADREKYKGVSLTPEGERVALEVIRHHRLLEAYLTEHLDFAWSEVHDEADRLEHHISEAFEERVAATLEDPTVDPHGAPIPNADLEPPAEPVGDALAEYDAGTTVEVREVNDRDPEILEYLSERGVNPGVSLAIEEVAPFGMVTVRPEEGEPVSLPEDVARHVRVAPVPEAAP is encoded by the coding sequence ATGATGCTCAGCGCCGTCATGGAGGACTACCTCAAGGCCATCTACCAGCTCCAACACGAGGGGGATGGCGAGCGAGTGCGGACCTCGGCGATCGCGGAGCACCTCGACGTGACGCCGCCGACCGTGACGAGCATGCTCTCGAAGCTCGAGGAACGGGGGCTCGCCGACCGCGAGAAGTACAAGGGCGTCAGCCTCACCCCGGAGGGCGAGCGCGTCGCCCTCGAGGTGATCCGCCACCACCGCCTGCTGGAGGCCTACCTCACCGAACACCTCGACTTCGCGTGGAGCGAGGTCCACGACGAGGCCGACAGGCTCGAACACCACATCAGCGAGGCCTTCGAGGAGCGCGTCGCCGCGACGCTGGAGGACCCGACGGTCGACCCCCACGGCGCGCCGATCCCGAACGCGGACCTCGAACCGCCCGCCGAACCCGTCGGCGACGCGCTCGCCGAGTACGACGCGGGGACGACCGTCGAGGTACGGGAGGTGAACGACCGGGACCCCGAGATCCTCGAGTACCTCTCGGAGCGCGGGGTCAACCCCGGCGTCTCCCTCGCCATCGAGGAGGTCGCCCCCTTCGGAATGGTGACCGTCCGGCCGGAGGAGGGCGAGCCCGTCTCGCTCCCCGAGGACGTCGCCCGACACGTCCGGGTGGCGCCGGTCCCCGAAGCGGCCCCGTAG